Proteins encoded in a region of the Vicia villosa cultivar HV-30 ecotype Madison, WI linkage group LG5, Vvil1.0, whole genome shotgun sequence genome:
- the LOC131602494 gene encoding uncharacterized protein LOC131602494, with translation MREEVISSGGTVDPTPAASSAGASSPTVPMNVGSIDGSNHGQGSKAASISCVGSQPPWTSVSTSVGGSTFGSSKASCRPWERGDLLRRLATFAPLNWLSKPQIISSLACAQKGWTNIGEDKIACESCGAYLNFSALLSWTNAQAQDASESFARQLDSGHKAHCPWKGNSCPESLVQFPPTSQSALVGGYKDRCDGLMQFHYLPVVAISAIELMSVTRGPQIERFLSESQNFMSGVDFKPDNISGLESSKDEAYCSFTRAQKLISLCGWEPRWLLNVQDCEEHSAQSERNGNSFGPRKTQLRLTQDPGSKAVSTSTKMDSRKGKASLKESRLDYRSPMLDCSLCGATVRILDFLTVPRPSRLAPNNIDNPDTSKKIGLTRGGSAASGINGWIAADDAEKDQAEDRDEVATTNEGKALANTDLDLNLTMAGGFHCPPFGRTATSENIYDVDMGRDLMIGQPSGSEIGDRAASYESRGPSSRKRNLEKGGSSDNRPALRLQHQADSVEGTVIDRDGDEVTDGGQYSAGPSKRARDSDFFDTYCSPHQRDSSGAGPSHSLGFEGYVAGNRVSSFHQGSDRLIGIQTTRDSNRASSVIAMDTIYHSINDDSMESVENYPGDLDDVHFPSSSTYGNVDMNETSELNNSIQAQQSTCLQTATEVVPGEVGVSSTNYGDGIFNAETVTAHARDGFSLGISGGSVGMCASHEAEIHGADISVHRTHSVVGEMEQRVEDAENQGQTGESVPNPGLMDEIIPGDINRDYPVGDSQEMMSHSAGRADSGSKIGCSAKAESVESGEKISQSCKLPPAYNSRPSQSCNAIIHSDCGNTKEEIMKDGKSSFSNNCALVESDFGNANRIGPPKGESNYEEAVEFDPIVHHNQCCPWVNGNVAAAGCASSVPSTSSDTIALCGWQLTLDALQSLGNVIPTVQSESAASLYKNDQQAPRKKLLHNHSMSKSHGQP, from the exons ATGAGAGAAGAGGTTATCAGCTCCGGCGGTACTGTTGATCCCACACCTGCCGCCAG TTCGGCTGGGGCATCCTCCCCAACTGTTCCAATGAATGTTGGCAGCATAGATGGGTCAAATCATGGGCAGGGCTCTAAAGCTGCTTCTATATCATGTGTTGGTTCGCAACCACCCTGGACTTCTGTGAGCACAAGCGTCGGTGGTTCTACTTTTGGTTCCTCAAAAGCTTCATGTAGGCCCTGGGAAAGGGGAGATTTATTAAGGCGTTTGGCTACTTTTGCTCCTTTAAATTGGCTTAGCAAGCCTCAG ATCATCAGTTCATTGGCTTGTGCTCAGAAAGGTTGGACAAATATTGGTGAGGACAAAATTGCGTGCGAGTCATGCGGTGCCTACCTGAATTTCTCAGCATTGTTATCTTGGACAAATGCCCAAG CTCAAGATGCCAGTGAATCCTTTGCCAGGCAGCTGGATTCAGGGCATAAAGCTCATTGTCCTTGGAAAGGAAACAGCTGTCCAGAAAGTCTAGTGCAGTTCCCTCCGACTTCTCAATCTGCCCTAGTTGGCGGCTACAAGGATAGATGTGATGGACTCATGCAATTTCACTATCTTCCTGTGGTTGCAATCTCTGCAATTGAGTTGATGAGTGTTACTCGAGGCCCACAGATTGAACGCTTTCTATCAGAGTCTCAAAACTTTATGTCAGGAGTAGACTTTAAGCCTGATAATATATCAGGGCTGGAAAGCTCTAAGGATGAGGCATACTGCTCATTTACCCGT GCACAGAAGCTCATAAGCCTTTGTGGATGGGAACCAAGATGGCTCTTAAATGTTCAagattgtgaagaacactctgcTCAATCTGAAAGAAATGGCAATTCTTTTGGTCCAAGAAAGACTCAACTCCGTCTTACTCAAGATCCAGGATCAAAAGCAGTTTCTACTTCTACTAAAATGGATTCCAGGAAGGGAAAAGCATCTCTTAAGGAGTCTAGACTTGACTACAGGTCACCTATGCTTGATTGTAGCTTATGTGGTGCTACAGTTAGAATTTTGGATTTTCTGACTGTTCCTCGCCCGAGTCGTCTTGCACCCAACAATATAGATAACCCTGATACCAGTAAAAAGATAGGATTAACTCGTGGAGGAAGTGCAGCTAGTGGAATCAATGGTTGGATTGCAGCTGATGATGCAGAGAAAGATCAGGCTGAAGATCGTGATGAAGTTGCAACAACAAATGAGGGGAAAGCATTGGCAAACACAGATTTGGATTTAAACCTTACTATGGCTGGAGGTTTTCATTGTCCCCCTTTTGGCAGGACAGCAACATCTGAAAATATTTATGATGTAGACATGGGAAGAGATTTAATGATTGGTCAACCTTCAGGGAGTGAGATTGGTGATCGTGCAGCTTCATATGAATCACGAGGGCCAAGTTCTCGTAAGAGAAATCTTGAAAAAGGTGGAAGCTCAGATAACAGGCCAGCTCTTAGGTTGCAGCATCAGGCTGATAGTGTTGAAGGAACTGTCATTGACCGTGATggtgatgaagttactgatggTGGACAATATTCAGCCGGTCCTTCCAAACGTGCACGTGACTCTGATTTTTTTGACACTTATTGTTCACCTCATCAAAGAGATTCATCCGGTGCTGGTCCTAGCCATTCATTGGGTTTTGAGGGTTATGTTGCTGGCAATCGAGTTTCTTCATTCCATCAAGGTAGTGATCGCTTAATAGGAATCCAAACTACTAGAGACTCAAACCGTGCATCATCTGTCATTGCAATGGACACAATATATCATAGTATAAATGATGATTCCATGGAAAGTGTTGAAAACTACCCAGGAGACCTTGATGATGTCCATTTTCCCTCCTCTAGCACCTATGGCAATGTTGACATGAATGAAACATCTGAGCTGAATAATAGCATTCAAGCTCAGCAAAGCACGTGTTTACAAACAGCAACTGAAGTTGTCCCTGGTGAAGTGGGAGTCAGCAGTACAAACTACGGGGATGGAATTTTTAATGCAGAAACTGTGACTGCTCATGCCCGAGATGGATTTAGTCTTGGCATTAGTGGAGGGAGTGTTGGAATGTGTGCTAGTCATGAAGCTGAAATCCATGGGGCAGATATATCTGTACACAGAACACATAGTGTTGTTGGTGAAATGGAACAAAGAGTAGAAGATGCTGAAAACCAGGGACAGACTGGTGAATCTGTTCCAAATCCAGGTCTAATGGATGAGATCATCCCAGGTGATATAAACAGAGACTATCCTGTTGGTGATAGCCAGGAGATGATGTCTCACTCTGCAGGAAGGGCAGACAGTGGGTCAAAAATTGGTTGTTCTGCCAAGGCAGAATCTGTTGAAAGTGGTGAAAAGATTAGTCAAAGCTGCAAACTTCCTCCTGCTTATAACAGTCGTCCATCCCAATCTTGCAATGCTATTATTCATTCAGACTGTGGAAATACTAAGGAAGAGATCATGAAGGATGGTAAATCATCATTCAGCAATAATTGTGCTCTAGTTGAATCAGATTTTGGCAATGCCAACCGGATAG GTCCCCCAAAAGGAGAAAGTAACTACGAAGAAGCTGTAGAATTTGATCCTATTGTCCATCACAACCAGTGTTGCCCTTGGGTAAACGGCaatgttgctgctgctggctgTGCTAGTTCTGTTCCAAGCACTAGTAGTGATACCATTGCACTCTGCGGCTGGCAGTTGACTTTAGATGCTTTGCAATCACTAGGGAATGTAATTCCGACAGTACAGTCTGAGTCTGCTGCATCTTTGTACAAG AATGATCAGCAAGCACCTCGTAAAAAACTTCTACACAACCACTCCATGAGCAAAAGTCATGGTCAACCCTGA
- the LOC131607350 gene encoding uncharacterized protein LOC131607350, which yields MDSQRPTGASPPPDSTPPSISLVLLSFIAIAAIVLVPTGSPSLLNSLSIVHQVPEGHVGVYWRGGALLKTITEPGFHTKMPFLTQFEPVQVTLQTDEVTDIPCGTKGGVMIVFGKIEVVNRLHKESVYETLLNYGVHYDKTWIYDKIHHEINQFCSSHSLQQVYIDVFDQIDEKMKDALQVDCTRYAPGIEIIGVRVTKPNIPESIRRNFEQMEEERTKVLIAIEKQKVSEEEAETAKKMAISEAEKNANVSKILMEQKLLEKDSARKQEEIENAMYLAREKSLADADFYRVIREAEANRLKLTPEFLELKFIESIANNTKIFFGDKIPNMILDQRLLGNFLVDEVSRGAAIKKTKADI from the exons GTTTTGGTTCCTACAGGATCACCATCCTTATTAAATTCCTTGTCAATTGTTCACCAAGTCCCGGAAGGCCATGTGGGGGTATATTGGAGAGGGGGTGCGCTTCTCAAAACAATTACAGAGCCAG GTTTCCATACGAAGATGCCTTTCTTAACTCAGTTTGAGCCTGTCCAAGTGACACTTCAAACAGACGAG GTGACAGATATACCGTGCGGTACAAAAGGAGGTGTTATGATCGTTTTTGGGAAGATTGAG GTTGTTAACCGACTGCATAAAGAATCTGTCTACGAGACATTGCTCAACTATGGTGTGCATTATGACAAGACATGGATATATGACAAGATTCATCATGAGATTAATCAGTTCTGTAGCTCTCATAGTCTTCAGCAAGTATATATTGATGTGTTTGATCAG ATTGACGAAAAGATGAAGGATGCACTTCAAGTTGACTGTACCCGCTATGCTCCCGGTATTGAGATCATTGGTGTCCGTGTCACAAAGCCAAATATTCCAGAAAGCATAAGACGCAACTTTGAACAAATGGAAGAGGAGCGTACTAAG GTCTTAATTGCTATTGAGAAGCAGAAAGTATCTGAGGAGGAGGCAGAGACTGCAAAGAAGATGGCTATTAGTGAGGCCGAGAAAAATGCCAATGTCAGCAAGATCCTTATGGAACAAAAGTTGTTGGAAAAAGATAGTGCTAGAAAACAGGAAGAAATTGAGAATGCAATGTACCTAGCTCGCGAGAAGAGCCTGGCCGATGCAGATTTCTACCG TGTAATAAGGGAAGCTGAAGCAAACAGATTGAAGCTTACCCCTGAATTTCTTGAGCTGAAATTTATCGAATCCATTGCCAATAACACAAAGATTTTCTTTGGGGACAAG ATTCCAAATATGATTTTGGATCAACGGCTGCTTGGAAACTTCCTCGTTGACGAAGTTTCTAGAGGTGCGGCTATAAAAAAGACAAAAGCAGATATCTAA